The following DNA comes from Mesorhizobium sp. B2-1-8.
TCAAGCCGATATTCGCATTCCCGGGCGGCCGACGCTTCCACTTTGTCGACCCGGCCGGCAACGAGTTGGCTGTGTGGTCCGTATAGTCCGTTTGTGGATCACCTGGCGGCAATCGCACTGCTGGTCAGCCGAGTGCCTTCGCGGTCGCTCATAAGCATTGTGCTTTTCGGCTGCTCTGCTAATAACGCGCCCGCACAGCGACTCTGACGGCTATTGGGGCGTCGCCAAGTGGTAAGGCATCGGTTTTTGGTACCGACATTCCCAGGTTCGAATCCTGGCGCCCCAGCCAAACTGGACTCCCCGTCGGCAACGCTGTTTGCTGTGCGCTAGTTGCCGCTCCGGACGCGACCGTTTCCGCAAGTAGATCAAAGGGTTGCCTGAATACGGCGTGACCCTCGCCTTTGTGCCATTGGCAGTTCGGCAGCACGAGATTCAAGAGTCGCTTTTTCTCGTGCACAGGCTGTTTCACAGACAGTCGGCTGGCATTGCGCGCCAGTTCCAACAGCCGGATGCCGTCCTCCATGTATGATTCTTCGGCGCTACCATGGCGCTCTATCTCGCGAAGCAGCCGCGTCTGTTCGGTTCGCCACTGTGCTGACATCCGGTCATAGAATGCGTTGTCGATGCGGCCATCGAGCTTGTCGAGATACATGGCGTGCAGCCGATCCTCGAGCCGCTTGTACTCGACCTGGTATCGATGGATTGCCTGTTCATGCTCGCGGCGCTCGTCGGCACGGCTGGCCATGAGGGCTGCCTTGACCCATTCCAGTATCTCTTCGTCGAAATGCAACCGGTCAAGCAGGTTGGCGAATTCCTGATCGAGCACTTCCTCGCGGACATATTTCCGGCAGCAATCACCGTACCCGCCCCGGCCTTTGTTGGTATGCCCCGTGCAGTGATAGTAGACGTATTTGCCTTCTTGATCTCAGCGACAAACATGATCGCAGCGCCCAAGCCCCCGGCGAGCGCCAACGGCTTGCCAATCACAGCGCAGGCAAGGCCGGCCGAAACGGCAACCAACAGCACGAGCGGTGCTGCGAGCACGAGCGTCGCCACGCCGGCCATATGGCAGCGCTGCCGGGCGCAAGCGGCAGCGCCCTGAGCAAGGGCGCGAAGGCGCGTTGAAGGCAGAGCTCGGACACCGCTTTGCCGGCGAGCACTCCGAGCACCGCCAAGGCAAGTGGCAGGCCGACAGTCCATAGAAGTTGGTCGTGGCGGAGTTTCGGCGCCCCAGTATCCAAGGCGATCACGATATTGGCGACCGCATAGGCCGGAAGACCACTGCCGCCGAACGCAATCCAGGCAAGATCGCGGCGCCGCATCGCACGCAGGCCGGCGACCAGCTCGCGCCAGAGCAATATCAGGACAAGCCCGTCGTGCCGCATTGGACCGTCATCGTGTTTCCGATGTTGAAATAGGTCACGGCAATTGTGCCGCGAGTGCGGCGACCGCTCATCCGCCGCCGGCCGGCTTCGCATTGACGTTCTTCATGGCGGCAAGCAGATAATCCTGCACCGTTGCCTGAAGATTGGTCGTGGCGGCGCGCACCGCGGCCATCGCCTGGCTGACCGCCGCTTCGTCGAAGGGCCGCGCCTTCTCGGCCGCCGTCAGGTCAGCGCGCGCCGCGCGCAGCTGCCGCAGCGCTTCGAACGTGCGGGCGCGGTTGTCGCGCATGACCGCGCGGAACTCCTTGCGCACCTCAGGCGAATAGGCGCCCGCGACCTCCGCCAGCAGCCCGCGCGCAACGGCCGCCTGGCGCAGGCCATGCGCGGCATAGCCGATGAAGAAGAAGTTGAGGGCAAGCGACAGCGCGAGCACAACCAGCACGGCCGCCCAGATCCATGAGCGCTTGGTCATAGCTGGTCCCCCTCGCCCGGGTCGGCCGCGATCGCCGACCCTCCATCATCTGCAAGCCTGGCGCCCGCAGCGAGCGCCAGAAGTTCGGAATCCTGGGGCTGGTCCTGAAGGCGCGCCACCTGGTAGCCGGCGACCGTCGCGGCGACGAGGACAGCGGCGGTGCAAGCGGCGAGGCCCGCCGGCGCAACAAGGAAGCGCAGGAGCAGGGACGGCCGCACCGCGCCACGCTGGATCCGTGCCATCACCTCGCGCGCCAGAGCATCATCGTCGCTCTCGACCAGCGCGGCCTGCCGCACGAGCCTGTCGAGTGCCGCGTCGGCGCCGGCATCGCCGTCAAGCGCCATGAACGCCAGAGCCGGTCCCCTCAAGGGTGCCGGCCAGGCATCGATATCGTCGCCGAAGCGGCGCCGGTTCTTCTCGAATTCCTCGCGTGTCATGAGGACTTCCTTTCGCGGCCCTGGGCCGCATCTGCCAAATGATCCCTGAGCTTGCGACGCCCGCGCACGAGCAGTTGCTCGACCGAACCCGCGCTGGTGCCCATCACCTCGGCTATTCCGCCGATGTCAAGCTCGCCCACGGCCCTCAGAAGCAGCGCCATCCGCTGGCGCTCCGGCAAGCGAGACAGGCCATTGCGCACGATCGCCAGTTCCTGCCTGGCGGCCGTCGCGGTCTCGGCATTTACTTCCGGCGCGGCGGGCTCCTCGCCGATGTCGTCCAGCCCGAAGAAGTTGCGCAGCGCGCGGCGCCGGCGCTGGTCGATGCAGCGGTTGGCCGTGATCCGGTAGAGCCACGTCGAGGCGCGTCCTCTGCCGGGATCGAAGCGCGCGGCCTGCTTCCAGACGGTCACGAACACCTCCTGCACCACATCCTCGGCATCGGCGGCATGGCCGAGATAGCGCGTGGCGAACGTCCGCAGCCCACGGCCATGGCGGGCCATGAGCTCGGACAAAGCCGCCTGACCGCCCGCGGCGATGTGGGCCAGAAGCTCGTCATCGCCGCGGGACGCTTCACCCGGCACGGCGGCCGGCACCGGTTGACGAAGCATCGACGGCGAGGACGAAAACCGCGACGATCCGGCTCGGCAGAAGGGCGAATTCCGACGTCAAGTCCCTCACCAGATGTCAGCGGCGCCAGCGGCGAAAGCCGCGGACCGTATTGCCGTTCGGGCCCGTGACGCTGCCGACCGAACGGCCGCGAAACGGCCCGGCCGCGGAATAGCGCTGGCCCGAAACGGTCTTGCCGTTCGGCCCCGTGGCAGAATAGCTCCTGGAGCAGCGGTCAACAACGCCGGCCTTGCAAGTGGAACCGGACGTGTAAGTGCCGCCGTTCGGTCCAATTCGCGTCGTCGAGCCGGTATAGATGTTGCCGTCCCGGCTGACACTGCGGCTCAACTCGCCGCCACGGGCGGTCTTGCGTGTCCAGTCTTCCGCCGAGGCAGGGGAAGCCGCCGACCAGACCACCGCTGCGCCGAGGCTTAGCAGTGCAAGTTTGGCTATGGAAATCATGTCACGTTTTTCCTTCCAGGTCGCGCGTCAGTTGGCGTGAGCGGAGACGATGTTGCGAATGGTCGCGATCTCGTCGGCGGAGAGCCTGCCGTCGCCGTTGCGGTCGGCGAGATCGAAGAGCGGCGTGCTCGCCTGAAACTCGTTCTCGGTGACCTTGCCGTCACCATTCCTGTCCATGCGCCGCAAACGATTGCCGAGGTGGGCCTCGGCCGCTTCGGCGCGGTCTTCTACGGCCTGCCGGGCGGTTTCGACCTCCTTCTCGTCGATGACTCCGTCGCCGTTGCGGTCGAGCCTCTTGAAGATGCGTTCGCGGGCGGCAAGGATCTCGTCCTTCGAGATCGCGCCGTCGCTATTGGTGTCGAGGCGCTGGAGGATGCGTTGGCCGGGGATGTCCTGCGCCGCGGCGGCGCAGATCGGCGTGAGGCCTAGAAGCAGGCACGCAAAGATCGCTGAGCGTTTCATGGGTTGTTCCTTTCGATTGTGACGTCGCGGGGTGAGCGACTGTCGGTCAATACGCAGCCCGGCTCGCACTCCTACGCCGGCGGCCGGATTTTTTCGTTGGCCCACTTAGCGTCAGTGTCCCAAGCGTCGAACTCGCGAAAAAAACGCAGGCGGCGCGTAGGAGTCATCGAATGCCTGCGTAGGAGACGCTGCAAGGACGGTCCGCGGCGGGCCGTCGATTACAGCGGAGACCCAGATGACCAAGATCGTGACCGCCCTTGCGGGACTGCTTCTGTGCGGCTGCAGCGCGTTCGCTGCCGACCAGGGCGCCAGGGAGGCGTTCCGACGCATCGACACCAATGGCGACCGAAAGCTCGAGTTCAGCGAAATCCAGGCAGCGCGGGCGCAGATGTTCGACCGGTTGGACGTCAATCACAATGGCGTGCTCGAGCCTGGCGAGGTGCGGGCGGCAATCGAAGAGATCAAGTCGAAGCGCGATGTGCAGGCTGCACGGTTCACCGGCCTGCAGGCCGAAGCAAGCCGCATGGACCGCAACGGCGACGGAAAGATCTCGCGCGACGAATTTACGGCTGCCGTCCCCGACAGGCTGCTGCAGGCCGACACCGACGGCGACAAAGCATTGTCGATCACCGAGTTGCGGGCGCTGCGGCGCCAGTGACCACACCAGACCAGAGGAGACAATCGATGAACAGAACGATCACTGCTTTGTGCGGCGCGATGCTCAGCGCTACGGCCCTTGCCTCGCCGGCCGAGGCCATGCCGCTTGCGGCGCCGGCAGCGCCGACGTCCGTGACGAGCCAGGCAACGCCGATCTGGTACCGGCGCGGCTTCTACGTCGTCGGCGGCGCCTATTACTACAATGGTTACCGGGGCTATTGGCGGGTGCGGCCCGGCTACCGCTATTACAATGGCTACTGGTTCCCGGCCGCCGCCTTCGCGGCCGGCGTGGGGGCCGCCACGGTCGCGCCACCCCCGCCCCCCGCGGCGCGCCTGGCGGCCGCCCATGTGCGCTGGTGCTACGATCGCTACCGCTCCTACCGCGCCTGGGATAACAGCTACCAGCCCTATGACGGCCCTCGGCAGCAATGCTGGTCGCCCTATAATTGAAACTCGGCGCTGCCGTCATCGACGCCGGAAGGAGGCT
Coding sequences within:
- a CDS encoding EF-hand domain-containing protein, with translation MKRSAIFACLLLGLTPICAAAAQDIPGQRILQRLDTNSDGAISKDEILAARERIFKRLDRNGDGVIDEKEVETARQAVEDRAEAAEAHLGNRLRRMDRNGDGKVTENEFQASTPLFDLADRNGDGRLSADEIATIRNIVSAHAN
- a CDS encoding RNA polymerase sigma factor, which produces MPAAVPGEASRGDDELLAHIAAGGQAALSELMARHGRGLRTFATRYLGHAADAEDVVQEVFVTVWKQAARFDPGRGRASTWLYRITANRCIDQRRRRALRNFFGLDDIGEEPAAPEVNAETATAARQELAIVRNGLSRLPERQRMALLLRAVGELDIGGIAEVMGTSAGSVEQLLVRGRRKLRDHLADAAQGRERKSS
- a CDS encoding BA14K family protein; the encoded protein is MNRTITALCGAMLSATALASPAEAMPLAAPAAPTSVTSQATPIWYRRGFYVVGGAYYYNGYRGYWRVRPGYRYYNGYWFPAAAFAAGVGAATVAPPPPPAARLAAAHVRWCYDRYRSYRAWDNSYQPYDGPRQQCWSPYN
- a CDS encoding periplasmic heavy metal sensor — translated: MTKRSWIWAAVLVVLALSLALNFFFIGYAAHGLRQAAVARGLLAEVAGAYSPEVRKEFRAVMRDNRARTFEALRQLRAARADLTAAEKARPFDEAAVSQAMAAVRAATTNLQATVQDYLLAAMKNVNAKPAGGG
- a CDS encoding EF-hand domain-containing protein, with protein sequence MTKIVTALAGLLLCGCSAFAADQGAREAFRRIDTNGDRKLEFSEIQAARAQMFDRLDVNHNGVLEPGEVRAAIEEIKSKRDVQAARFTGLQAEASRMDRNGDGKISRDEFTAAVPDRLLQADTDGDKALSITELRALRRQ